The Plasmodium knowlesi strain H genome assembly, chromosome: 14 region TAAATTCACGTTCCCGACATGAAAATCGGTGATGAGGTCAAAATCGGTTCGTACAGTTAACACCCCAATGGAGTGAAACTCCCAATTGGTAGACCTTTCCCCAAAATATTTCCCTTCCCTGTAATGTGCCCCAAACATTACACTGTGTTTCGCCTAAATTTGTACCAATGTGCCGTTATATGTTCACCCTCTCCTACCATTTATCAAGTGGGGGAATCAGATTAAAAACTCGTTTCAGTGATTAAAAtgcgtttaaaaaaaaaaaaaaaaaaaaaaaaaaattatcgtaTATGTCTATACAAACGTCACCACCGCAATGTCCCAGCCCCCGCATGACCCCACCCCGTAAGAGTATGGTATGAACATAATTTAAAGTAACACTTGTGAGTTTCGCAAAGGGGTGCAAATATGGTTGGATTAATGAGGGGTACGGAAACATTCGGGGTGGGCGGGAACGCTAAGGGGAATAGCCCCGATGGGGCAGTAAACGGTTAggtaaatataatatattctAAAGTATAAATCTTAAATAAAAGACGAGGtgtaaaaggggggaaataatgaagagaaaactAGAGACAAATCAAACAATCCCCCTCAACGGTACGCCCCTCGAAACTCTAAGTAAAGTTAGCGAATTCTTTAATCCCCATATTAAGAAAAACGGAAGATCTAACTTTCGCACGGGGAGCAAACGCGTGGGAATGCATCCACAGTCTATAACAACATGCAAAATGTAATAAAAGCAGAGACACAAAAAGCGTTTTCTGTTCTTCAGTTAACATGAAACTCTCCCTGAGTGGTCTTCCCTAAGTGGTCCTCCCAAAGTGGCCTTCTCAAAATACGTACAACTGGAAGTTAACATGCGGCTTGCTATGCTTCTCCGTGCCTTGTGTTCCCCTCTTCACTGCGCGAGTCACACCTTGATTAAGAACTCGCTTTCGTCCCCGAGGAGCTTTGTGGCATGTCTCTTCTTCTTGTGCTGCATGCGGTCATGAGAATACCTCAAGTCATCCAAACATAATTTAGCATCGAGATGAGCTAAATAATCTCCAATGGTCCACATgaaacagaaagaaaaaaaaatcaatgcGTAGACAATGGAACAGAAAGCTAAGCCTATCTTTTTGTCCTGCACCACAAATTGCAGAAATTTAGAAGCTCTGTGAACTGTGACCACGTGGGGATAATTTAATATATCGATCAACAGGAATGTTATTAGCATGGTCATGATAATGTTGTTTACTATTAAGAGGATAATTGTCGATCTGATGGAGGTGACATTTTCAGTTATAATTCCATAGCAGCCAACTGAACAAACTAAAATGATGACTACTCCGTAGAGCACACAGAGTACTAATAAATTACATGCCCTTTTCTGCTCATACTCTATGAAGCCAAATACAACAACCAAGAAGGAATATATTAGTGGTATTAGGTACAGAACGAATGCTGCTACTCTGTTGGATACACATTTTGAAGAACTCATCTTCTGAAGTGGGAAATGTGAATCCGCAGGTGGGGCAATATGAGGGAAGCTACGACGAAGGTGTTATGCGCGGTGTGTGTGCTCACGCTTGGTGTACAATTGCAACAAAGCACAAACTGTACACACTGAATGGGCTTGCACGCTCTGTCGATCACTGTTCCCGAGGTGGGTCACACGAGAAGAAGCAAGACCTGTTAAAAAAACGCCCACGTATAGACATATGCACATGAACATGCTGTACACGCACTTGCGTCCAACGCCCATAAAGCGGATGCATTCATGCAACGAAAATGGCAACAGGACAGACCAGGCAAATCCCCTTAGCTTTCACGCAGAGTCAAAGAAATGTCACAGAACAAATAAACGAACGAGCAAAGGTTCATTTATCAAGTAGTCAATCTGTTAATTCGCTAAATGGGGGAAGCTACTGTGGGTAATCTTCTGTCCAAGCTTTGCCTTTTGGTTAATAAAAAGGTACCTCTTTGGTAAgtacaaatggaaaaaaaaaaaaaaaaaaaaaaaagacattgatttcgcaaaaaaaaaaaaaaaaactcttcaCAAAATTTAAATGCACATGGAAAATTATTAGTTATACTAAACAAATGATGGGTAATGGTCATTGGACCACTTTCTACGTATTGATCACCTAAATGGTACCCACACAATACACATGTGACACTAGTTGCATGGTaagttgcttcttttttgtctttccttttcactttaATTAATGCACGCAAAATGTAGACTGTACTGTTGTGTTGCCATGGGGAAAAATTATCGATTAGACTTAAACACATGCGTGTATATGTTACTACGGGTATGTAAAAATGTAGGAATATAAGCATGTCCTGAATACTACATTCTGCGGGAATCACTCacagaaaagtaaaaaaggaaaaaatatataattcctATGAACATGCGTTGgacaccattttttttttttttcgctcatCTACATACAAGTGCTCATTGTCACCCACCTTCACCACGTAGTTACGCAACAAATATCGGTGCAATGATTTTTGGAGCACGCAAGTGGCACGTTACtcatttttacgttttttttttttttttttaaactgcAACAGTTGTGGTTGTGCCTCCTCGGGACCGTTGCAATTGCCCTCCCACCCCTTATTGTTTCCTCGCTATTCGCATACCTATGTGTAAAGTTTCCTAGATCTCCTGTTCAAGTGTCTGGATGTGTTTGCTCATTCCTGGTGTCCAAGAAACAcgtgcacatgtacatactatgcatatatacgttCGTACGTGCCCACACTTATGTGCCATTAAACTGCGCCCTCTTCAGGCACAACATTTAGTAGATCTTCATAAAacaacaatttaaaaaaaatatatataaaaaaagtgtttcCACTAGGCAGATTTGcgcaaatttttaatgtacACTTTGTAAAACACCAGATCTGTATACGAATCGTTTCGCCaacaggaaaataaaataataataataaaatatgtcAGCAATTTTTCGAGATAAAAATGTAGACACTTTCGCCAATGgaagacttttttttttttttggtttatTTTTGGCCATTTGGGTGGCGTATCATTTTTTGCACAATAACTTGGCGATTTTTGTAGcgttcactttttcttttttttccttttaacaaaaGTGCAAAGTAACGTGCGCATAAAGTGCACCTCAATTCGTCCTGCCAGAAACATAGGGGGGCGAGTATTCACCCACGAGGAAAGCATGTCCATAGAAAACGCacgcatatacacacatattaTGCGTGTTGGTTAGGCAAATTCATTTTCCCCAGTCATCTCAGCGTATGCggaaaattattaaattttcGCTTAGTTTCGAATAGACCCCCGTGCATATAAATACGGTTGTGCAAAAGTGCAggggagagagagagaaaaaaaaaaaaaaaacatcaattGTGAGAAGGAGAGGGCCACTACGGTGAAGGAAAGACAACGAAATGGGAATTTCAAAATAGGTTATTAAAATAGGGACGGTAAGGATGTacgaattaaaaatattcccaACTAATGCTCAAGTTATGTACGGACGGAAACAGGACAGATCATATTTAATATACCCTCGTCTAGGAAGATGGGGCCCTGTCATctgaaccatgaaccctTCATCACCCCACTCTGTTCCACAAATACTTTTGCCCTTTTAGTTTGAAAATAAACCAAAACAGAGTGATTAACTTCTTTAATtatgtacaaaaaaggggggaaatatagCTAGAATGGTCGGAACATTTTCCAACCTCCTCGTTCAGATGTACACAGCACGTGTAGACATATATGAACGCGCATAAACTAGCATAATAGCATTGGGAAAGGTTGCAAGCGGAGACCTAAGAAAGAGTCACATGTCGTGGAGCTCCTCCTCTTTGTGTGTTTCGATAACGCAGTCGGACTTAGGGTAACAAGTACACAGaagaatatatttcttcttcagttGCTCTTCGTCCAGGTAGCTCTGGTCCTCATTGTCTACCTCCCCTTCGATTAACTTGGCGGCACAGGTGGAACAACTTCCTCCCCTACAGCTGTACGGCAGTTCAACGTTCTGTCTTTCGCTAGCATCTAATATGTACTCATCTTCATCGCactgaattttcttttctccatcaTTTGTTCGAAGAGTGATGTTATAGAACAGTTTGTTCCTGTTGACAGACTTGAAATATCTCCTTTTCCCACCATCATTGCTCAAGTTACTAGAAGTGTTCCGAGCATTAACTCCTCTGTCTCCACCTACAGGAAGGCATGATGCTTTTTTTGAGCTTACCAAATTGTTAATAAAACTGGAACAAGCTCTCCTTTGAGGggcacatatatttattcctcTACTTCCAGACATATATTTTAGGGCCGTTCTGTTGTTGCTGAATCTATATGTACTGCTCTTTTCCGTTAAAAGTATGAGCATCAGGAACAGCATAATCATCGTCATGTTCTACTCTTCACGCCTTACACAGATGTTTGATCATGGATATGTGATCataggtgtatatgtgcagaTGGGCCGATTGGCAGACGCGCAGGATATATGCGAGGGATGTGAATATCTTTCGCTTCGTATTCATTGACGGTGTGTACGCCTCATTTGgcatgtttttttcacaaaaggCATGACCCTCATGAATGGAAAAGTCGTTTGTGAAAATGTTGTATTTGAACTTTATGTGGCTCTGTGTgggcatatacatatatgaatgACAATATGTACGTGTATCAATTTAGCTTATCACGCTGCGATTGCCATGTGATTTGTACCATACTCGCACTGTGCTTTCGCTTCACCTTGACTCTCTTCAATTGGTCACACTGATCAGGCCTTTATTTTGCTAGCGAATTGGTTAATATAAAGCTACGCGGGGTCCTTAAAAACTGCTCACATTGTTCACTTTTCTATGCGAAAatgtttgaaaatattttattcaaaaAGGCCAATTGACATTCTTCCCCTGCTTCTTTTTGAGGAAATGTAGAAATTTCGTTCGTACAAATTTGGGGGTGAAAGAGAGTGGGAAGGATTACCTAACTGTACCTAgttgtattttatttattccattttatcattttttttttttttttttttttttttttttttccgcatttCAAATTAACGCGTACCGAAAAGGCTAACTCGAGCAAGATCCCTTCTGCAGGGGAGGCGTTGAAGAACACATGATGTGGAGAGGGCATTGCGGGACCGTgtgtatgtgcacatgtgcataGGTCCATGTAGGCTAGTGAAACCCCTCGCTCGCACGCATGTCGCGCGACAACACTTTGCACTGCGTCACCAAACAACTGTGCATTCGCTTGTGCACAAGGTTGGAAAAAGAGATTCTATGAATGGCGGGATATgcggaagaaaatgaagaaacgcGCGGACGGGCAGaggagaattaaaaaaaagaaggaaaaaaaaaaaaaaaaaaaaaaaaagcgcacGAATAAGCGAATGGAAGGAAATTGTGGCACGCATACAGAACGAAACACTGATGAACAAACGCAGCTAAAACAACACACAACTACGAATATGCAACCCTGGGAAGGACAAGGTGTTGTATGTGTACCAATATCGTTGTTATGCCGAACGTGGACATATTCTGCatattctcattttttctgatCTTCCTGCCCCACCCTTACGGTGATCATATATACACCCAATATCTGACCCGTTCTGTAGAACGGACGCAGAAAAATGCTACAAATAAGGAAGGCACTGTTAACCGTACTGTTATTTATCACCATCCGAATTACTAATGTCGAAAGTTTTAAGAAGAATCTATTACACTACTTAAAAAACTATAACCATTGCGACAGTGCCGTTAGGAGGATTAGAAATAGACACACAAAGGGGACCATCCGAGGGTCACAAAATCCAATTTCCAATGTCCCAAATGGGGACAACAGGGAAGTATACACCCTTCCGATTAGTAGCGGGAACAAGTTGAACTACCCAACTCTGAAAAATAATACCTATGAGGAAGCCTTCAAAATAATCTCCGAAAAATTAGAAACactaaaaggagaaaacacGGACAATGTAGAACACATGAACACATTCTCTGGGTTCTTAAAAAACTACTTtgatgaaatgaaaagacaTAAATCTTGTCCTCCAGAGatatttttagaaaattttttaaagt contains the following coding sequences:
- a CDS encoding ferredoxin, putative, coding for MTMIMLFLMLILLTEKSSTYRFSNNRTALKYMSGSRGINICAPQRRACSSFINNLVSSKKASCLPVGGDRGVNARNTSSNLSNDGGKRRYFKSVNRNKLFYNITLRTNDGEKKIQCDEDEYILDASERQNVELPYSCRGGSCSTCAAKLIEGEVDNEDQSYLDEEQLKKKYILLCTCYPKSDCVIETHKEEELHDM